The following are encoded in a window of Tessaracoccus flavescens genomic DNA:
- a CDS encoding TetR/AcrR family transcriptional regulator: MQPPMGRRDRNKAAKRLAISRAAAELFAANGYAGTTTQQVARSADVAEGTLFRYASSKPELLLMVINEHLRPLVAESQDDVGPALEDKVLHLLKPIVELAESQPDNAAPFLREVLFGDDGPQRRESLELVDQVVDRIAETLRPHEARLEGMGLDEAARWVFSALVSELLRDVVGRGTGDRQAALSARVRVLLRGLGVS; this comes from the coding sequence ATGCAACCGCCCATGGGCAGGCGCGACCGGAACAAGGCCGCAAAACGCCTCGCCATCTCTCGAGCCGCGGCCGAACTCTTCGCGGCCAACGGCTATGCCGGGACGACCACCCAGCAGGTCGCGCGCTCCGCAGACGTCGCCGAGGGGACGCTCTTCCGCTACGCCAGCAGCAAGCCGGAGCTGCTCCTGATGGTGATCAACGAACACCTCCGCCCTCTCGTCGCCGAATCCCAGGACGATGTCGGCCCGGCGCTGGAGGACAAGGTGCTGCACCTGCTCAAGCCGATCGTCGAGCTGGCAGAGAGCCAACCCGACAACGCGGCGCCGTTCCTGCGCGAGGTGCTCTTCGGTGACGACGGGCCGCAGCGACGCGAGTCGCTCGAACTCGTGGACCAGGTGGTGGACCGGATCGCGGAGACGCTGCGGCCCCACGAGGCGAGGCTAGAGGGCATGGGCCTCGATGAGGCGGCCAGGTGGGTCTTCTCGGCGCTGGTCAGCGAACTGCTGCGCGACGTCGTGGGAAGGGGCACCGGCGACCGTCAGGCCGCGCTCAGCGCCCGGGTCCGCGTCCTGCTAAGGGGCCTCGGCGTCAGCTGA
- a CDS encoding ATP-binding cassette domain-containing protein, with protein MDEPQHAQPTPVEEPLATARGLSLQGPKGPVFGPLDLDLPRGAAIALAGKAGSGKSALLLALTGRMRGVTGELSVDGHDAIRHSRQVRKITSVARIDDLVEPEDSLSLEDCITERTLADAAPARARLANYLHVALLLGLDEPRSTAYGQLSPSDQVRAAVALASIRPAPMIVLDDIDRETTLAEQEILWNGLVKLAAEGVTVIASTSERAAVPLEVTTIEMEALHA; from the coding sequence GTGGACGAACCTCAGCACGCACAACCAACCCCCGTCGAGGAGCCTCTCGCGACCGCGAGGGGGCTCAGCCTGCAGGGCCCGAAGGGTCCCGTCTTCGGCCCGCTCGACCTGGACCTCCCCCGCGGCGCGGCCATTGCCCTCGCGGGGAAGGCGGGGTCGGGCAAGTCCGCCCTGCTGCTCGCCCTCACCGGTCGGATGCGGGGCGTGACCGGAGAACTGAGCGTCGACGGGCACGACGCGATCCGCCACTCGAGGCAGGTCAGGAAGATCACCTCGGTGGCGCGGATCGACGATCTGGTCGAGCCCGAGGACTCGTTGTCGCTCGAGGACTGCATCACCGAGCGCACTCTCGCCGATGCGGCGCCCGCACGTGCACGGCTGGCCAACTATCTGCACGTCGCTCTGTTGCTCGGCCTGGATGAGCCCCGCTCGACCGCCTATGGTCAGTTGTCGCCGTCCGACCAGGTCCGCGCGGCGGTGGCCCTCGCGTCGATCCGGCCGGCCCCGATGATCGTGCTCGACGACATCGACCGCGAGACCACGCTCGCCGAGCAGGAGATCCTCTGGAACGGGTTGGTCAAGCTCGCGGCCGAGGGCGTGACCGTCATCGCGTCCACCTCTGAGCGGGCCGCCGTCCCGCTGGAGGTCACCACGATCGAGATGGAGGCCCTCCATGCCTAG
- a CDS encoding YhgE/Pip domain-containing protein: MPSPSNPLALARYELKRFRGPLPRLALVFILLIPLLYGCIYLAGNWDPYGRLDNVPVAVVNHDVPTTVNDEEVHAGQDFVDSLHRTGTFDFIDTDSDDAQQGLEEGRYYLVISVPESFSTDLVSGQGDDPTRAQIMLQRNDANGFVIGTITNSAQTSIAKAIDETAVSSYFEAVFANLAKIREGLVDASDGAAQLDAGLKDAHEGSKQLRSGAADARAGADKLATGAEKLATGAANAADGSGQLVDGLGQLDDGAARLADGSRQVADGTQQLADTLDPVLTVAAERLPEAQQRLTAAADATADLTAIAADGTGTVATTSASISSEVDALLAAHPELADDPAFTRIQTHTTNLAEATGTIADRAGTIAGAVADADEAIRNTGDLSTKATEAKTKIDALNDGAQQVASGAADLSEGTGDALSGATTLDKGLGELSSGAAELSTGAGTLATGLHTLSDGTVTLDDGIAQLSEGATQLSAGLADGVKQIPVLTEDQEAEAVHVLSAPVDVSMEVDNPAHVYGRGLAPMFFSIALWVLGISAFFIVRPITGRMLAARGSDLRIGVTAWAPLGFISVVAGWLMLAAAWIGLGLDPVHPWLIILLVTVVALAFSAVAHLMRTWLGFVATAAMLVLLIIQLTSAGGTYPPELLPPFFSAISHFVPMSYSIDAFRIAISGGLMSKFTRDLSLLLILFVSCMALLVLVVNRKRRFGVKDLHPPL; the protein is encoded by the coding sequence ATGCCTAGCCCGAGCAACCCGTTGGCCCTCGCCCGCTACGAGCTCAAGCGCTTCAGGGGCCCGCTCCCGCGCCTGGCGCTGGTGTTCATCCTCCTGATCCCGCTGCTGTACGGCTGCATCTACCTCGCGGGCAACTGGGACCCGTACGGCAGGCTCGACAACGTTCCGGTCGCCGTCGTCAACCATGACGTGCCCACGACGGTCAACGACGAGGAGGTGCATGCGGGACAGGACTTCGTCGACAGCCTTCACCGCACCGGCACCTTCGACTTCATCGACACCGACTCCGACGACGCGCAGCAGGGCCTTGAGGAGGGGCGCTACTACCTGGTGATCTCTGTGCCGGAGTCGTTCTCCACCGACCTGGTCAGCGGCCAGGGGGACGACCCGACCCGCGCGCAGATCATGCTGCAGCGCAACGACGCCAACGGCTTCGTGATCGGCACGATCACGAACTCGGCACAGACGTCGATCGCGAAGGCCATCGATGAGACCGCGGTCAGCAGCTACTTCGAGGCCGTGTTCGCCAATCTGGCCAAGATCAGGGAGGGCCTGGTCGATGCCTCAGACGGCGCGGCCCAGCTCGACGCCGGCCTGAAGGACGCCCATGAAGGGAGCAAGCAGCTGCGTTCCGGCGCCGCAGATGCGCGGGCAGGCGCTGACAAGCTGGCCACCGGTGCGGAGAAGCTCGCCACTGGCGCGGCGAACGCGGCGGACGGCAGCGGGCAGCTGGTCGACGGGCTGGGACAGCTCGACGACGGGGCGGCAAGGCTGGCCGACGGCTCACGCCAGGTGGCCGACGGGACCCAGCAGCTCGCAGACACCCTCGATCCGGTCCTCACGGTGGCCGCCGAGCGTCTCCCGGAGGCCCAGCAGAGGCTGACCGCCGCGGCAGATGCCACGGCCGACCTGACCGCCATCGCGGCTGACGGGACGGGCACCGTCGCCACGACCAGCGCGTCGATCTCCTCCGAGGTGGACGCACTGCTCGCCGCCCACCCGGAGCTGGCCGACGATCCGGCGTTCACCCGGATCCAGACGCACACCACCAACCTCGCCGAGGCGACCGGGACGATCGCTGATCGGGCAGGCACCATCGCAGGCGCCGTCGCCGACGCGGACGAGGCGATTCGCAACACGGGCGATCTCTCGACGAAGGCCACCGAGGCGAAGACGAAGATCGACGCGCTCAACGACGGAGCCCAGCAGGTCGCCTCCGGCGCCGCCGATCTGAGCGAAGGCACCGGCGACGCGCTGAGCGGGGCGACCACGCTCGACAAGGGGCTCGGCGAGTTGTCCTCGGGCGCGGCCGAACTCTCCACCGGCGCGGGGACCCTGGCCACCGGCCTGCACACGCTGTCCGACGGCACCGTCACCCTCGACGACGGGATCGCCCAGCTCTCCGAGGGCGCCACGCAACTGTCGGCCGGGCTCGCCGACGGCGTCAAGCAGATCCCGGTACTCACCGAGGATCAGGAGGCGGAGGCGGTGCACGTCCTGTCGGCGCCGGTGGATGTGTCGATGGAGGTCGACAACCCGGCGCACGTCTACGGCCGCGGCCTCGCCCCGATGTTCTTCTCGATCGCCCTGTGGGTGCTCGGCATCTCGGCGTTCTTCATCGTCCGCCCGATCACCGGCCGGATGCTTGCCGCGCGTGGCAGCGACCTGCGGATCGGGGTGACGGCATGGGCCCCGCTGGGCTTCATCTCGGTCGTGGCCGGTTGGCTGATGCTCGCCGCGGCCTGGATCGGGCTGGGGCTCGACCCGGTGCACCCGTGGCTGATCATCCTGCTGGTGACGGTCGTCGCGCTCGCCTTCTCGGCGGTGGCGCATCTGATGCGGACCTGGCTCGGGTTTGTGGCGACGGCCGCGATGCTTGTGCTGCTGATCATCCAGCTCACCTCGGCAGGCGGAACGTATCCGCCGGAGTTGCTGCCGCCCTTCTTCTCCGCGATCAGCCACTTCGTCCCGATGAGCTACTCGATCGACGCGTTCCGGATCGCGATCTCGGGCGGCCTGATGTCGAAGTTCACGCGCGACCTCTCGCTCCTGCTGATCCTGTTCGTCTCGTGCATGGCCCTGCTCGTGCTCGTGGTGAACCGCAAGCGCCGGTTCGGCGTCAAGGACCTGCACCCGCCGCTATGA